One window of the Burkholderia sp. FERM BP-3421 genome contains the following:
- a CDS encoding tryptorubin family RiPP precursor, with translation MKVLFALKDKLASKKSLKAYAWYLWY, from the coding sequence ATGAAAGTCCTGTTTGCGCTCAAAGATAAGCTCGCTTCCAAGAAAAGCCTGAAGGCCTATGCCTGGTATCTCTGGTATTGA